The Astatotilapia calliptera chromosome 17, fAstCal1.2, whole genome shotgun sequence genome has a segment encoding these proteins:
- the LOC113009491 gene encoding leucine-rich repeat-containing protein 24-like isoform X2, translated as MAVFLVLLLSTLLLSLHSTPLRASPSCPVGCRCYSLTVECGSTGLRDIPKYIPLTIQTIFLQDNVIGQIRRQDLTMLKHLHYLYLQNNTISAVEPGSFQSLGQLLELALNGNRIHLVTADMFQGLEHLRILYLARNDITRLLDYTFRGLPRLQELHLQHNSIETLADQALVGLTSLALLDLSRNNLHTIGPATLRPLVSLQVLRITDNPWRCDCALHWLRTWIDEEGQRLLSSAERRLVCIEPPRLSHLSLVEVPLNSLVCIPPLVQLEPKRLAVHLGESLRVSCHATGYPRPQVTWRKASQGKVVLSPRGLVQELDAGGGGMGGAEEPSQEGRVSLQKTNGELFDPDTGSGMLFLSNVTVAHAGFYECEAWNAGGVARVTFQLAINSSTSSSSSSSIWASWSQVSLPYSPAWPRLRSHGPALGSDVSREPLYALGSMAFSALGAATQTAIAVGISLLTLTALLLVAMIYSRHHQRDKEADGAEKEESILYVNDYSDGPTTFAQLEEYRDERGHEMYVLNRAKPVLPPAPPTAVSTTNLGCSAPSDTSSHTLSSGPGQTMSPTLAPDKQQQQDGDIRTMRRMAGEGGEAEPVITLEAEGMFLNHTGLFIDSPIAYEIHC; from the exons ACCATCTTTCTCCAggacaatgtgattggtcagatccGTCGACAGGACCTCACCATGCTGAAGCACCTGCACTATTTGTACCTGCAG AACAACACCATCTCAGCCGTGGAGCCTGGCTCTTTCCAGAGCCTCGGTCAGTTATTGGAGCTAGCACTGAATGGAAACCGCATCCATTTGGTGACAGCTGACATGTTTCAGGGACTCGAACATCTACGCATTCTGTACCTGGCACGAAACGACATCACACGGCTGCTGGACTACACCTTCCGTGGCCTACCG CGTCTGCAGGAGCTCCACTTACAGCATAATAGTATAGAGACGTTAGCCGACCAGGCTTTAGTTGGTTTGACTTCTCTGGCTCTGCTGGACCTGAGTAGGAATAACCTCCACACAATTGGCCCTGCAACACTGCGACCTCTAGTGAGCCTGCAGGTCCTGCGTATCACAG ATAATCCATGGCGCTGTGACTGTGCGTTGCACTGGCTGAGGACCTGGATTGATGAAGAGGGTCAGCGTCTGCTTAGCTCTGCAGAACGTCGACTAGTTTGCATCGAGCCACCACGCCTGTCCCATCTGAGCTTGGTGGAGGTTCCTCTCAACAGCTTGGTCTGTATCCCTcccttggtgcagctggagcCCAAGAGGCTTGCAGTGCATCTGGGAGAGAGCCTCAGGGTGTCGTGCCATGCCACTGGTTATCCTCGGCCACAG GTGACCTGGAGGAAAGCTTCCCAGGGTAAAGTAGTCCTTTCTCCCAGAGGCCTGGTTCAGGAGTTGGATGCAGGTGGAGGTGGAATGGGAGGAGCAGAGGAGCCCTCGCAGGAAGGCAGAGTCAGTCTCCAGAAGACTAATGGCGAACTCTTTGACCCTGACACTGGCAGTGGCATGTTGTTTCTCAGTAATGTAACTGTGGCTCATGCAGGCTTCTATGAATGTGAAGCATGGAACGCAGGAGGTGTGGCTAGAGTCACCTTTCAACTTGCCATCAACTCATCAAcatcctcctcatcttcttcctccATCTGGGCTTCATGGTCCCAGGTGTCTCTACCGTACTCACCTGCCTGGCCTCGACTGAGGAGCCACGGTCCTGCTTTGGGCTCAGATGTAAGCCGGGAACCCCTGTATGCTCTGGGCAGCATGGCCTTCAGTGCTCTGGGAGCTGCCACTCAGACTGCCATTGCTGTGGGCATCTCACTGCTGACTTTGACTGCTCTGCTGCTAGTCGCCATGATCTACAGTCGACATCACCAACGGGACAAAGAGGCTGATGGGGCTGAAAAG GAGGAGAGCATCTTGTATGTGAACGACTACTCTGATGGCCCCACTACCTTCGCCCAGCTGGAGGAGTATCGTGATGAGCGTGGCCATGAAATGTATGTCCTCAACAGGGCCAAGCCTGTGCTTCCTCCTGCTCCGCCaacagctgtgtccaccactaACCTGGGCTGTTCAGCACCATCCGATACCTCCAGCCACACCCTCTCCTCGGGCCCTGGCCAGACCATGAGCCCCACTCTGGCCCCtgacaagcagcagcagcaggatggTGACATACGGACCATGAGGAGAATGGCAGGGGAAGGAGGGGAGGCAGAGCCCGTGATCACATTAGAGGCAGAAGGAATGTTTCTCAACCACACAGGCCTCTTCATAGACTCTCCCATTGCTTATGAGATTCACTGCTAA